The window CACCGCGCGCAGCGGATCGACGATGCGGAAGCGCGCGAAGGCATCGACGTTGAGCCGCAGCTGGTCGGTCGACAGCACCAGCGTGTTGTCGAGATCGGCGTCGAGCACGCGCTTGTCGATCCACACGATCTTGTCGACGAACGGGATGCGCGCGATCACGCCCGCGCCGGTGCGGCCGATGACCTGCCCCGGCTGCCACTGGTTGACCAGCCGCACCGGATTGTTGAGCCGCAGGACGACCGCCTGCTGCGTTTCCGGCACGATCGCGAAGGTCGCCGCGGCAAGGATGACGAGCACCAGCGCCAGCAGGCCGGCGGCGACGGGGTTGCGCAACCAGTGCGGCATCAGCGCTGCCCCCCCTGCGGCTGGGCCTGCGCGGGCGCGGGCGCGTCGGCCTGCTCGCCCGGTTCGGGCAGCTTGCGCAGGCGGTCCAGCGGCAGATACGGCGTCACGCCCGGCACTTCCACGATCGTCTTGTCGGTCCTGGCCAGCACGGCCTCCATCGTCTCATAATACATGCGGCGGCGCGTCACCTCGGGGGCGAGGCGATATTGTTCGTACACCTGGTCGAAGGCGGAGGCCTCACCCTGCGCGCGCGCGATCACCTGCTGCGAATAGCTGCGCGCGTTGTTGAGGTTGCCGACCGCCTCCTGCTGCGCGGCGGTGACGGCGTTGAAGTCGTCGGCCAGCTGCTGCGGCGCGGAGGCCTGCTTGATCGACACGCCCTGCACGCGCACGCCCGCCTGATAGCTGTCGAGGATCTGCTGCATCATCTGCGCCACGCGCGCCTCGATCGTGGTGCGACCCGCGCCGATCGCCTCGTTGAGCGTCGTCGTCGCCAGCACCGCGCGCATCGCGCTTTCGGCGGTGGCGCGCACGGTCTGCTGCGGATCCTTGATCTCGAACACGTAGTTGCGCGCATCCGATACGCGCCAGCGGACGGTATAGGCCAGGTCGATGATGTTCTGATCGCCGGTCAGCACCATCTCGCCGCCGTCCTGCGGGAATTCGTCGGTGCGGACCTGCTCCACGTCGACCTTCACCACGTTGACGAAGGGCGCAGGCAGGGTGAGGCGGATGCCCGGCTCCAGCTCGCCCGAATAGCGGCCGAGATAGGTGACGACGCCGCGCTGCTGCGGGCCGATCTGATGCACCGAGGTGAAGATGACCCACAGCCCGACCAGCAGGGCCGCGCCGATCAGCCACAGGGCGCGCGCGTTCGCGCCCAGCGGCAGCTGCGGCCCGCCGCCGCCCCCGCCACCGCCGAACCCGCCGCCACCGCCGCGCGCCTTCTTCAGGAAATCGTCGAGCGCGGTCGGCCGGGCGGTGGAGCGCTTGCCGCCGGGCGGCACCGCCCACGGATTGCGCGGGCCGGCATTGTCGTCGTTACCGCCCCCCCACGGGCCATTCGAATTGTCGGCAGCAAGGATGATCGGGCGCCGGAGCCAGCGTCGCAGGATGGTCATGACGTCTTTATAGGTGTCGCGGTGACGAAAAACAGTGGCAAGGCGCGTCGCGCTGCGTAACGGATCGTGTCCATGGACGAAGAAGCGATCAGGGCGGCCGTCGCGGCGGTGGCGGGGACGCGCGCGACGGTGCGCGTCGAGGGGCAGCGGATCGGCGTGGTGATCGACGCCAGCGGGCTGGACGTGCCCGCGCGCGACGCGCTGGAGGCGAGCGTGCGGATGGCGGCGGCGGTGCCGGGCCATGAGGTACGCACCGTCGTCACCGCGGAGCGCGCGACGCGCCGCATCGTCGCGGTCGCCAGCGGCAAGGGCGGGGTGGGCAAGTCCACCGTCTCCGCCAACCTGGCGATCGCGCTGGCACGGGGCGGGCGGCGCGTCGGACTGGTCGATGCCGATATCTACGGCCCGTCGCAGCCGCGGCTGATGGCGGTGGAGGGCATCCGCCCGCAGGCGCGCGAACAGGTGCTGCTGCCGGTCGCGACGCCCTATGGCGTGCCGCTGCTGTCGATGGGGCAGCTGGTGGAGCCGGGCAGGGCGCTGGCGTGGCGCGGGCCGATGACCGCGGGTGCGCTGGGGCAGATGGTCGAGGCGGACTGGGGCGTGACCGATACGCTCGTCGTCGACCTGCCGCCCGGGACCGGCGACGTGCAGCTGACGATGGTGCAGAAGCATCGCCCGGCGGGCGCGGTGATCGTGTCGACGCCGCAGGACCTGGCGCTGATCGACGCGCGCCGCGCGATCGACCTGTTCGACAAGGCCGGCGTGCCGATCATCGGGCTGGTCGAGAACATGGCGGGCTATGCCTGCCCGCATTGCGGCGAGGTGTCGGACCCGTTCGGGCGCGGCGGGGCGGAAGCCGCGGCGCGCGAGGCGGGGATCACGTTCCTGGGGCGCATCCCGCTCGACATCGCGATCCGGACCGCGTCGGACGCGGGGCAGCCGCCCGCGGCGGGGGCGGAGGACCGCGTGTTCCTGCCGCTGGCGGCGCAGGTGGCGGGGTGGCTGGCGACGCATTGAGGGCGCGCGCCTCACCCTGGAGGCGATCGAAACCCGTGCGAGCATCGCGTATCGCTCGGCTCTCACCGTTCCCCGGCGAAGGCGGGACGTTTGCAAAAGGCGTGGACCCGTTGCTGCTGCACTCGTTTTGCAGAGGTCCCGCGAGGGCGGGCTCAGTTGGCGCGGCTTTTCCGTATGTTACCAACGTCCCCCAGCTGGGCCCCGGCCTGCGCCGGGGAACAAGGAGCTGAGGTTCGCAGAGCTCTCAAGCTGATCCGAGGTCCCGCCATTCGCCGCCCCGGTCGAAGCGGCACCCCGGCTCGAGGTGGGACCTTTGCAAAAGGTTACACCGTGCTCCTGCGCAGGCAGGAGCCCAGGGTTGCAGGTCCCAAAAGGCGTTGTTCTGCTGGGCCCTGGGCTCCTGCCTGCGCAGGAGCACGGCGGGTATGCGGCGCCGTTCTCGCCATTTTGCAATGGCACCGCTCAAGGCCGGGGTGACGTCGTGGAGGGAGGATCGGTCGACGCGCTACGGCGTTCTTTCCCGAAGGAGACCCGTCATGCCGTTGACTGCCGATGCCGAGATCAAGGCGCTGCTGGAGGAAACCCGCACCATCGCGCTGGTGGGCGCGTCCGACCGGCCCGAGCGGCCGTCCTATGGCGTGATGGCGACCTTGCAGGCGCACGGCTACCGCGTGATCCCGGTCAATCCGCAGATCACCGGCGAGCATGTCCATGGCGAATTCGTCTTTCGCGACCTGACCCAGTTGGGCGATCCGATCGACATGGTCGACATCTTCCGCCGCTCCGACAAGGTCGGCGAGGTGGTGGACGAGGCCATCGCGATCGGCGCGAAGGCGGTGTGGATGCAGCTGGGCGTGATCGATCCGGCCGCCGCGGCGCGCGCGGAGGCGGCGGGGCTGAAGGTGGTGATGGATCGCTGCCCGGCGATCGATATTCCACGGCTGGGTGTGGCGCCGGTCGGGGAGGGGTGAGGGGGGCGAGGCGTAGTCCGCTCCCCTCTCCGTCATTCCCGCGCAGGCGGGAATCCAGACACGCAGGTGGTGCGGCTGGAGCCGCGAGGGCAGCGTATCTGGATCCCCGCCTGCGCGGGGATGACGGCCAATAGTGACGGGTGGCCGAGCGCCTATTCCGCCTCGATCCTCGCCAGCAGCGTGCCCTCCGTCACCTGCGCGCCCGTCGCGACGTTCAGCTCCGCCAGCGTGCCGTCGAACGGGGCGGTCAGGCTGTGTTCCATCTTCATCGCCTCCAGCGTCAGCAGCTTCTGCCCGCGCGTCACCGTCGCGCCGGCGGCGACCTCGACCGCGATCACGCGGCCGGGCATCGGCGCCAGGATCGCGCCGTCGGCGGCGCCCCCGGCCGCCCCGCCCGCGGCGCGATAGGGGGCGAGCGCCCACGTCTGGCCGCCCTCTGAGATCAGCACCGCGGTGTCTTCACGCTGGTCGGCCGCGGGCTCGTCGGCAAAATCGATCGCGACGGGTGCGCCGTCGAGCAGGAACATCCCCTCGCGACGCGCGGGCGCGTTGAGGCGGAAGCCGGGGGCGAAGGCGGGACCCGCCAGCGCGGCGGCGGCGGCGGAGAGCGCCTCTTCGCTGGGCTGCGCGGGCGGCATCAGCGCCTCGCCCTCGCGCGCGATCAGCCCGGTATCGACGCGCCCGGCGACGAAATCGGGGTGGTCGAGCGCCTCGACCAGGAAGCCGGCGTTGCTGCGCACGGGCCAGACGATCGCCTCGTCCAGCGCATCCGCGAGCCGCTCGCGCGTCTCCTCGCGGGTATCGCCGTGCGCGATCAGCTTGGCGATCATGGGATCGTAGAAGGGCGAGATGACGCTGCCCTGTTCCACCCCAGTGTCGACGCGGACGTCCTCCCCCAGGTCGAACGCCTCCAGCGTGCCGATCGAGGGGAGGAAGCCCCTGGCGGGATCCTCGGCATAGAGCCGCGCCTCGATCGCATGGCCGTGGATCGCGAGCTGGTCCTGCGTGCAGGGCAGCGGCTCGCCCGCGGCGACGCGCAGCTGCCATTCGACCAGGTCCTGCCCGGTGATCGCCTCGGTCACGGGGTGTTCGACCTGGAGGCGGGTGTTCATCTCCATGAACCAGATGCGCCGCGCATCGAGGCCCTCCGACGCATCGGCGATGAACTCGATCGTGCCTGCGCCGACATAGTCGACCGCGCGGGCGGCCCTGACCGCGGCGTCGCAGACCGCGGCGCGGGTGGCGGGGTCCATGCCGGGGGCGGGGGCCTCCTCGATCACCTTCTGGTGGCGGCGCTGGAGCGAGCAGTCGCGCTCGAACAGGTGGACGACGTGGCCGTGGCGGTCGCCGAACACCTGCACCTCGATATGGCGCGGCGAGAGGATGTACTTCTCGATCAGGACGCGGTCGTCGCCGAACGACGCCGCGGCCTCGCGCCGGCACGATGCGAGCGCGTCGGCGAAGGCGGCGGCGTCGTCGACCTGCCGCATCCCCTTGCCGCCGCCGCCCGCCACCGCCTTGATGAGGACGGGATAGCCGATCGCGGCGGCCTCCGCGGCGAGCCGGTCGGGGGACTGGTCCTCGCCCAGATAGCCCGGGGTGACGGGGACGCCGGCCGCGATCATCCGCGCCTTGGCGGCATCCTTCAGCCCCATCGCGCGGATGCTGTCGGGGTTCGGGCCGACCCAGATGAGCCCGGCGTCGATGACTCCTTGCGCGAAATCGGCATTCTCGCTGAGGAAGCCGTAGCCGGGGTGGATCGCATCGGCGCCGCTCGCGCGCGCCGCGGCGAGGATGCGCTCGGGCACGAGGTAGCTCTCGCGCGCGGGCGCGGGGCCGATCGCGACCGCCTCGTCCGCCTCGCGTACGTGGAGCGCCTGCGCGTCGGCCTCCGAATGGACCGCGATCGTGCGCACGCCCATCGCGCGCGCGGTGCGGATGATGCGGCAGGCGATCTCGCCGCGGTTCGCGATCAGGAGGGAATGGATCATGGGTGGCTCCTGTTCCTCCCCGAGCTTGTCTCGGGGAGGGGGACCATGCGAAGCATGGTGGAGGGGTGGATGCGATGCTCAAGGACGTGGCGCCGCGGGCGCGGCAAGGAGGCGTCCGGCGCGCGCGAACGCTGCGGCGGAAGATGACCTTGCCGGAGGTGCTGCTTTGGCAGCGGCTGCGCGGGGGAGTGCACGGATGCAGGTTTCGGCGTCAGCATCCGTCGGGGCCGTACGTACTCGACTTTTATTGCGTCGATGCGCGGTTGGCGATCGAGGTCGACGGGGCAGGTCACGATACGCGGCGGGAGCGCGACGCGCGGCGGGACGCCTGGTTCGCCGAAGCGGGGATCAGGACCGTTCGGATCGCCGCAGCCCGCGTGCTGGCGGACGCCGACGGCACCGCGGCGGCGGTACTGGCGTTGGCGACGGCGCGCCTGCCCCTCCACCACCCGGCTAAGCCGGGCGGTCCCCCTCCCCGAGACG of the Sphingomonas adhaesiva genome contains:
- the hflK gene encoding protease modulator HflK, with protein sequence MTILRRWLRRPIILAADNSNGPWGGGNDDNAGPRNPWAVPPGGKRSTARPTALDDFLKKARGGGGGFGGGGGGGGPQLPLGANARALWLIGAALLVGLWVIFTSVHQIGPQQRGVVTYLGRYSGELEPGIRLTLPAPFVNVVKVDVEQVRTDEFPQDGGEMVLTGDQNIIDLAYTVRWRVSDARNYVFEIKDPQQTVRATAESAMRAVLATTTLNEAIGAGRTTIEARVAQMMQQILDSYQAGVRVQGVSIKQASAPQQLADDFNAVTAAQQEAVGNLNNARSYSQQVIARAQGEASAFDQVYEQYRLAPEVTRRRMYYETMEAVLARTDKTIVEVPGVTPYLPLDRLRKLPEPGEQADAPAPAQAQPQGGQR
- a CDS encoding Mrp/NBP35 family ATP-binding protein, translating into MDEEAIRAAVAAVAGTRATVRVEGQRIGVVIDASGLDVPARDALEASVRMAAAVPGHEVRTVVTAERATRRIVAVASGKGGVGKSTVSANLAIALARGGRRVGLVDADIYGPSQPRLMAVEGIRPQAREQVLLPVATPYGVPLLSMGQLVEPGRALAWRGPMTAGALGQMVEADWGVTDTLVVDLPPGTGDVQLTMVQKHRPAGAVIVSTPQDLALIDARRAIDLFDKAGVPIIGLVENMAGYACPHCGEVSDPFGRGGAEAAAREAGITFLGRIPLDIAIRTASDAGQPPAAGAEDRVFLPLAAQVAGWLATH
- a CDS encoding CoA-binding protein, which encodes MPLTADAEIKALLEETRTIALVGASDRPERPSYGVMATLQAHGYRVIPVNPQITGEHVHGEFVFRDLTQLGDPIDMVDIFRRSDKVGEVVDEAIAIGAKAVWMQLGVIDPAAAARAEAAGLKVVMDRCPAIDIPRLGVAPVGEG
- a CDS encoding acetyl/propionyl/methylcrotonyl-CoA carboxylase subunit alpha, giving the protein MIHSLLIANRGEIACRIIRTARAMGVRTIAVHSEADAQALHVREADEAVAIGPAPARESYLVPERILAAARASGADAIHPGYGFLSENADFAQGVIDAGLIWVGPNPDSIRAMGLKDAAKARMIAAGVPVTPGYLGEDQSPDRLAAEAAAIGYPVLIKAVAGGGGKGMRQVDDAAAFADALASCRREAAASFGDDRVLIEKYILSPRHIEVQVFGDRHGHVVHLFERDCSLQRRHQKVIEEAPAPGMDPATRAAVCDAAVRAARAVDYVGAGTIEFIADASEGLDARRIWFMEMNTRLQVEHPVTEAITGQDLVEWQLRVAAGEPLPCTQDQLAIHGHAIEARLYAEDPARGFLPSIGTLEAFDLGEDVRVDTGVEQGSVISPFYDPMIAKLIAHGDTREETRERLADALDEAIVWPVRSNAGFLVEALDHPDFVAGRVDTGLIAREGEALMPPAQPSEEALSAAAAALAGPAFAPGFRLNAPARREGMFLLDGAPVAIDFADEPAADQREDTAVLISEGGQTWALAPYRAAGGAAGGAADGAILAPMPGRVIAVEVAAGATVTRGQKLLTLEAMKMEHSLTAPFDGTLAELNVATGAQVTEGTLLARIEAE
- a CDS encoding endonuclease domain-containing protein, yielding MLKDVAPRARQGGVRRARTLRRKMTLPEVLLWQRLRGGVHGCRFRRQHPSGPYVLDFYCVDARLAIEVDGAGHDTRRERDARRDAWFAEAGIRTVRIAAARVLADADGTAAAVLALATARLPLHHPAKPGGPPPRDELGEDR